The following coding sequences lie in one Salarias fasciatus chromosome 7 unlocalized genomic scaffold, fSalaFa1.1 super_scaffold_4, whole genome shotgun sequence genomic window:
- the LOC115382666 gene encoding LOW QUALITY PROTEIN: prostaglandin E synthase-like (The sequence of the model RefSeq protein was modified relative to this genomic sequence to represent the inferred CDS: inserted 2 bases in 1 codon), with translation MAVMIRNEVFSCFVFYGVXLVIKMYVVAIITGQVRLRKKAFANPEDALRHGGLQFHREDPFVERCRRAHINDMENILPFLFLGAIYSMIGPSLSVARFHFLVFFLGRMLHTAAYLLALRAPTRSLAYTVAQIPCVSMALQILMAVAAYA, from the exons ATGGCAGTCATGATCAGGAACGAGGTTTtctcctgctttgttttctacGGCGT CTTGGTCATCAAAATGTACGTTGTGGCAATTATAACGGGACAAGTGCGGCTGCGTAAAAAG gCTTTTGCCAACCCCGAAGACGCGCTGAGACACGGAGGTTTACAGTTTCACAGAGAGGATCCATTCGTGGAAAGATGCCGGAG AGCTCACATCAACGACATGGAGAACatcctccccttcctcttcctgggCGCCATCTACTCCATGATCGGGCCCTCGCTGTCGGTGGCCCGCTTCCACTTCCTGGTCTTCTTCCTGGGCCGCATGCTGCACACcgccgcctacctgctggccctgCGCGCGCCCACCCGCTCGCTGGCCTACACCGTCGCACAGATACCCTGCGTCTCCATGGCTCTGCAGATCCTGATGGCGGTGGCGGCGTACGCCTGA
- the LOC115382663 gene encoding uncharacterized protein LOC115382663 → MASTRTLVWTDDEVELLLRVTLDYKNTKSQENIYWESCQSKYYDIYREYVEQYPACSQENGKDFPHESVITKAQVTSKLKCVRGKYRQAVDSGRRSGHGRVVLIYYDLCQQIWGGPPSTSSLEVGLETADLRVGVSDNTATTSRSSTPLSEFGNGITYAPICSPDPPEVVRERRDGIVQAKLSNHRKDRLKRRGHWESAVDEDLRLKRRIVDILEESERRNNTRLDQIAQNVSTITETIKEGFSLLCTMMQTQHDDGKPREPFKTESEF, encoded by the exons atggcgagtacacGGACGCTCGTTTGGACAGACGACGAAGTTGAGCTGCTCCTGCGGGTGACTCTCGACTACAAGaataccaagtcccaggagaatatctACTGGGAATCCTGCCAGTCGAAATACTACGACATCTACCGCGAATACGTGGAGCAGTATCCGGCGTGCAGCCAGGAAAACGGCAAAGACTTTCCACACGAAAGCGTTATAACAAAGGCCCAGGTAACGTCCAAACTAAAATGCGTCAGAGGAAAATACAGGCAGGCGGTGGACTCCGGGCGTCGGAGCGGCCACGGCCGCGTCGTGCTCATCTACTACGATCTCTGCCAACAAATATGGGGCGGGCCGCCGTCGACCAGCTCCCTGGAAGTCGGCCTTGAGACCGCCGATCTGCGGGTCGGCGTCAGCGACAACACGGCGACCACCTCCCGGAGTTCCACGCCGCTGTCGGAGTTCGGCAACGGCATCACCTACGCCCCCATCTGCTCCCCGGATCCGCCCGAGGTCGTCCGGGAGCGGCGGGACGGGATCGTGCAG GCGAAGCTCTCCAATCACAGGAAGGACCGGCTGAAAAGGAGAGGCCACTGGGAGTCGGCAGTGGATGAAGACCTCCGACTGAAGAGGCGCATTGTGGACATTTTGGAGGAGTCTGAGAGGCGTAACAACACGAGACTCGACCAGATCGCACAAAATGTTTCCACTATAACAGAGACTATCAAGGAGGGCTTCTCCCTTCTCTGCACAATGATGCAGACGCAGCACGATGATGGGAAACCAAGAGAACCTTTTAAAACAGAGTCCGAATTTTAA
- the LOC115382667 gene encoding LOW QUALITY PROTEIN: ubiquitin carboxyl-terminal hydrolase 20-like (The sequence of the model RefSeq protein was modified relative to this genomic sequence to represent the inferred CDS: inserted 3 bases in 3 codons; deleted 2 bases in 2 codons), producing MAEQDACPHLDSIGEVTKEDLIQKSKGTCQSCGAGGPNLWACLQNDCPYVGCGESYSDHSTLHAQAKKHNLTVNLTTFRIWCYVCEREVFLEHRPALVPVPAAPHHCKATEQEAAPQPVGHPLKAVPIAVAEEEGSESEEDELKPRGLTGMKNIGNSCYMNAALQALSNCPPLTQFFLDCSGLVRTDKKPALCKSYQKLISELWHKKRPSYVVPTSLSHGIKLVNPMFRGYAQQDTQEFLRCLMDQLHEELKEPLTECNMSGEGSDGEERRDGDRSPSEDEFLSCDSGSSSDRGEGGGGGRRRAAGAGRVRRGRPVAPGRTGGGRRHPGVISEKERLKERRVSGSPLRGGSQEMDEDADVDTAAEEGAPERAEEEEEAAPSENAEVQTPENNQTPDNEASMTQPQSTPCSPVRTLQELHPKLSSSPPRSSPLRSAGPAYSFKKAQLLLSARKKKQSHYRSVISDIFDGSILSLVQCLTCDRVSTTVXTFQDLSLPIPGKEDLAKLHSSIHQNLPVKTGVCPDSYGSQGWISYIMDSIRRFVVSCIPXWFGGPWSHWEDCLAAFFAADELKGDNMYSCERCKKLRNGVKYCKVLKLPEILCIHLKRFRHEVMYSFKISSHVSFPLEGLDMRPFLAKESPSQVTTYDLLSVICHHGTAGSGHYIAYCQNVINGQWYEFDDQYVTEVHETVVQNAEAYVLFYRKSSEESVRERQKVVALANMKEPSLLQFYISREWLNKFNTFAEPGPISNHTFLCQHGGIPPNKYHYIDDLVVIVPQNVWEYLYNSFGGGPAVNHLYMCAICQVEIEALAKRRKMENRHLIKLNKEFQAEEAPTVILCISMQWFREWESFVKGKDNEPPGPIDNSXIGVMKGGHVQLKQGADYGQISEETWQYLLGIYGGGPEIAVRQTVAPADPDSLHGERKIEAETRAL from the exons ATGGCAGAACAAGACGCCTGTCCTCACCTGGACTCAATAGGAGAGGTGACCAAGGAGGACCTCATCCAGAAGTCCAAG GGTACGTGCCAGTCGTGTGGAGCTGGGGGACCAAACCTGTGGGCCTGtctgcag AATGACTGCCCCTATGTTGGTTGTGGAGAGTCTTACTCTGATCACAGCACCCTGCATGCACAG GCTAAGAAGCACAACCTGACGGTGAACCTGACCACGTTCAGGATCTGGTGTTACGTATGTGAGCGGGAAGTGTTTCTGGAGCACAGGCCTGCCCTGGTGCCTGTGCCTGCTGCTCCACACCACTGTAAAGCTACAGAACAG GAAGCCGCTCCGCAGCCAGTGGGTCACCCACTGAAAGCCGTGCCCATTGCTGTGGCGGAAGAAGAAGGCTCCGAATCGGAGGAGGATGAGCTGAAACCCAGAG GTTTGACGGGCATGAAAAACATTGGAAACTCCTGCTACATGAACGCAGCGCTTCAAGCGCTGTCCAACTG TCCTCCTCTCACTCAGTTCTTCCTGGACTGCAGTGGCTTGGTTCGAACCGATAAGAAGCCCGCTCTGTGTAAAAGCTACCAGAAACTCATCTCAGAGCTTTGGCACAAAAAACG GCCCAGCTATGTCGTCCCTACCAGCCTCTCCCACGGCATCAAACTAGTAAACCCCATGTTTCGTGGTTACGCTCAGCAG GACACTCAGGAGTTCCTGCGCTGCCTGATGGACCAGTTGCacgaggagctgaaggagccgCTGACCGAGTGCAACATGAGCGGCGAGGGCAGCGACGGCGAGGAGAGACGGGACGGGGACCGCTCCCCGTCCGAGGACGAGTTCCTGTCCTGCGACTCGGGCTCCAGCAGCGACCgcggggagggcggggggggcgggcgaCGGCGAGCTGCCGGTGCAGGACGAGTGCGACGGGGTCGGCCGGTCGCCCCCGGCCGGACCGGCGGCGGGCGCCGGCACCCCGGC GTGATCTCGGAGAAGGAGAggctgaaggagaggagggtgtCCGGCTCCCCTCTGCGCGGAGGCTCGCAGGAGATGGACGAGGACGCCGACGTGGACACGGCGGCCGAGGAGGGGGCTCCCGAGagggcggaggaagaggaggaggccgcACCGTCTGAAAACGCCGAGGTCCAAACTCCAGAAAACAATCAGACACCGG ACAATGAGGCGTCCATGACTCAGCCTCAGTCCACTCCCTGCAGTCCTGTTCGAACCCTCCAGGAGCTGCATCCCAAACTGTCCTCCAGCCCGCCGCGCTCCAGCCCCCTGCGCTCGGCAGGACCGGCGTACTCCTTCAAAAAAG ctcagctgctgctcagcgccaggaagaagaagcagtCGCACTATCGCAGCGTGATCTCGGACATCTTCGACGGCTCCATCCTCAGCCTGGTCCAGTGTCTAACCTGCGACAGG GTCTCTACGACTG GAACCTTCCAAGACTTGTCCCTCCCAATCCCCGGAAAAGAGGACTTAGCAAAGCTTCACTCGTCCATCCATCAGAACCTGCCGGTGAAGACCGGCGTGTGTCCCGACAGCTACGGCTCGCAGGGCTGGATCTCCTACATCATGGACTCCATACGCCG GTTCGTGGTGTCGTGTATTC GCTGGTTTGGGGGCCCATGGTCACACTGGGAGGACTGCCTCGCAGCCTTTTTTGCTGCCGATGAACTCAAAG GGGACAACATGTACAGCTGTGAACGGTGTAAAAA GTTGAGAAATGGTGTCAAATACTGCAAAGTGCTGAAACTTCCAGAG ATTCTCTGCATTCACCTGAAGCGTTTCCGGCACGAGGTCATGTATTCGTTCAAGATCAGCAGCCACGTGTCCTTCCCGCTGGAGGGCCTCGACATGAGACCCTTCCTGGCCAAAGAGAGTCCATCCCAG GTCACCACTTACGACCTGCTGTCAGTCATTTGCCACCACGGCACGGCAGGAA GTGGACACTACATAGCGTACTGTCAGAATGTGATCAACGGCCAGTGGTATGAGTTCGACGACCAGTACGTGACTGAAGTCCACGAAACGGTGGTGCAGAACGCGGAGGCCTACGTCTTGTTTTATAG GAAGAGCAGCGAGGAGTCGGTGAGGGAGCGGCAGAAGGTGGTGGCTCTGGCCAACATGAAGGAGCCCAGCCTGCTGCAGTTCTACATCTCCAGGGAGTGGCTGAACAAGTTCAACACCTTCGCCGAGCCGGGTCCCATCAGCAATCACACTTTCCTCTGTCAGCACGGAG GGATCCCTCCGAATAAGTACCACTACATAGACGACCTGGTGGTGATTGTTCCGCAGAACGTGTGGGAGTACCTTTACAACAG TTTTGGCGGCGGCCCGGCCGTCAACCACCTGTACATGTGCGCCATCTGTCAGGTGGAGATCGAAGCTCTGGCCAAGCgcagaaaaatggaaaatagaCACCTTATTAAG CTAAACAAAGAGTTCCAGGCTGAGGAGGCTCCGACGGTGATCCTGTGCATCAGCATGCAGTGGTTCAGAGAGTGGGAGAGCTTCGTCAAGGGCAAAGACAACG AGCCGCCCGGCCCCATCGACAACA AAATAGGCGTGATGAAAGGAGGACACGTCCAGCTGAAGCAAG GCGCAGACTACGGTCAGATCTCGGAGGAAACATGGCAGTACTTGTTGGGGATTTATGGCGGAGGCCCTGAAATCGCAGTGAGGCAGACGGTGGCCCCCGCCGACCCCGACAGCCTTCACGGAGAGCGGAAGATTGAGGCAGAGACGAGAGCACTCTGA
- the LOC115382664 gene encoding 60S ribosomal protein L7a → MPKGKKAKGKKVAPAPSVAKKHEAKKVVNPLFEKRPKNFGIGQDIQPKRDLTRFVKWPRYIRLQRQRSILYKRLKVPPAINQFTQALDRQTATQLFKLAHKYRPETKQEKKQRLLARAEQKAAGKGDTPTKRPPVLRAGVNTVTSLVESKKAQLVIIAHDVDPIELVVFLPALCRKMGVPYCIVKGKARLGRLVHRKTCTSVAFTQTNPEDKGALAKLVEAIKTNYNDRYEEIRRHWGGGIMGPKSTARITKLEKAKAKELATKLG, encoded by the exons ATG CCTAAGGGAAAGAAGGCTAAGGGGAAGAAGGTGGCACCGGCCCCTTCTGTGGCCAAGAAACATGAGGCCAAGAAAGTTGTCAACCCCCTCTTCGAGAAGAGGCCAAAGAACTTTGGCATCG GCCAGGATATTCAGCCAAAGCGTGATTTGACCCGCTTTGTGAAATGGCCCCGTTACATCCGCCTGCAGAGGCAGCGTTCAATCCTCTACAAGCGTCTGAAGGTCCCTCCTGCAATCAACCAGTTCACCCAGGCTCTGGACCGCCAGACCG CCACACAGCTGTTCAAGCTGGCTCACAAATACAGGCCAGAGACCAagcaggagaagaagcagaggcTGCTGGCTCGCGCCGAGCAGAAAGCAGCCGGGAAGGGAGACACTCCAACCAAGAGGCCTCCCGTCCTCCGTGCAG GTGTGAACACTGTCACCTCTCTGGTGGAGAGCAAAAAGGCCCAGCTGGTCATCATCGCCCACGATGTGGATCCCATTGAG CTGGTGGTGTTCCTGCCCGCTCTGTGCCGTAAGATGGGCGTCCCGTACTGCATCGTCAAGGGGAAGGCTCGCCTAGGCAGACTGGTGCACAGGAAGACCTGCACTTCAGTGGCTTTCACACAGACGAACCC TGAGGATAAGGGAGCGCTCGCCAAGCTGGTGGAAGCCATCAAGACCAACTACAACGACAGATACGAGGAG ATCCGTCGTCACTGGGGAGGAGGCATCATGGGCCCCAAATCCACAGCCCGCATCACCAAGCTGGAGAAGGCAAAGGCCAAGGAACTGGCCACCAAGCTTGGTTAA
- the LOC115382661 gene encoding surfeit locus protein 1: protein MVHLKSLLSFSSRLIPALKRQTHVIYIKRTFLLSRLFKNADGRFTTFGRRSSSTMAKAEKEEDTFLKWFLLLIPATTFGLGTWQVKRRQWKMELINELTRLTTAEPVPLPIDPNDLKELEYRRVRVRGRYDHSKELYVLPRSPVDPEKEAREAGRLSSSGETGANVITPFYCTDLGITILVNRGYVPRQKIRPETRQKGQVEDEMEVVGVVRLTEVRKPFVPNNDVERNRWHYRDLEAMSGATGAEPIFIDADFGSTIPGGPIGGQTRVTLRNEHMQYIITWYGLCAATSYMWYAKFIKKMKL, encoded by the exons ATGGTTCATTTGAAATCTCTGCTGTCTTTTTCCAGCAGGCTGATTCCAGCACTAAAGAGGCAG ACTCATGTCATTTACATCAAGAGGACGTTTCTTCTGTCCAGACTCTTTAAAAATGCAGACG GCAGGTTCACCACCTTCGGACGAAGGTCCAGCTCCACGATGGCCaaagcagagaaagaagaagacacGTTTCTCAAATggttcctgctgctcatccctgCCACCACGTTCGGCCTCGGGACCTGGCAG gtGAAGAGGCGTCAGTGGAAGATGGAGCTGATTAATGAGCTGACACGGCTGACGACTGCAGAACCCGTTCCTCTTCCTATCGA TCCTAATgacctgaaggagctggagtaCCGACGGGTGAGAGTCCGCGGGCGGTACGACCACTCGAAGGAGCTGTACGTGTTGCCCCGCTCACCGGTCGACCCCGAGAAAGAAGCCAGGGAGGCGGGAAGGCTGTCTTCAAGCGGAGAGACGGGCGCCAACGTCATCACCCCGTTCTACTGCACGGACCTCGG CATCACGATCCTGGTGAACAGAGGATACGTCCCCAGGCAGAAGATCCGGCCGGAGACCAGGCAGAAAGGACAG gtggaggatgagaTGGAGGTGGTGGGAGTCGTCCGGCTCACCGAGGTTCGGAAGCCGTTCGTGCCAAACAACGACGTGGAGAGGAACCGCTGGCACTACCGTGACCTGGAGGCCATGTCCGGGGCCACCGGAGCCGAGCCCATCTTCATCGACGCCGACTTCG GCAGCACGATTCCTGGTGGACCAATCGGCGGACAGACCAGAGTGACACTCAGGAACGAACACATGCAGTACATCATCACATG GTACGGTTTGTGTGCAGCGACCTCCTACATGTGGTACGCAAAGTTCATCAAGAAGATGAAACTGTGA
- the LOC115382659 gene encoding surfeit locus protein 6 homolog, with product MDLASKDSYIQKLVSKVISQRDQEPKKRPFVPFKGKNDSGPSKKKKAKNKNGKAKAADVKTSKSQQPQHKPPASPAAQKKKPAAKAGAPAPASVNGAAAEKHQGGNVSSFSTVDVLRKRLHEKIEESRGQGAPKNALSEEVQAKRAKRKLERERKKRKRKEFLMKRLAEQSGQEIKSENEPEVKPKKEQAPAANKRNETAIIFNKVETVEDRYMDKTVKRKNKKQSVKGQITPLTGKNYKRLLSQVEARKTKLEELRAKDEGKALEMEKKIKWTNMLYKAEGLKIKDDEDMLRASLKRKEKFRVQRKKRWDQRSESVVEKMQQQQDRRRRNIQKQKRMKSDKRKERARKKGVVLPEDLKKAKD from the exons ATGGACCTGGCCTCGAAGGACTCGTACATCCAGAAACTCGTCAGTAAAGTCATTTCTCAGCGGGACCAGGAGCCAAAGAAGAGACCGTTCG TTCCTTTCAAAGGTAAAAACGACTCCGGCCCttcgaagaagaaaaaagctaaaaataaaaacggCAAAGCCAAAGCCGCAGATGTGAAAACTTCTAAATCCCAACAACCCCAGCACAAGCCGCCGGCATCTCCGGCAGCTCAGAAAAAGAAACCTGCAGCCAAAGCCGGCGCGCCGGCGCCTGCGAGTGTGAATGGAGCCGCAGCAGAGAAGCATCAAG GAGGGAATGTCTCCAGCTTCTCTACAGTAGATGTGTTGCGTAAAAGGCTTCATGAAAAGATCGAGGAGTCCAGGGGTCAG GGAGCTCCGAAGAACGCGCTGTCGGAGGAAGTGCAGGCAAAGCGAGCCAAGCGAAAGCTGGAGCGGGAGcgcaagaagaggaagaggaaggagttcctGATGAAGAGGCTGGCCGAGCAGAGCGGCCAAGAGATCAAGAGCGAGAATGAGCCCGAGGTCAAACCGAAAAAGGAGCAAGCTCCAGCCGCAAACAAGAGGAACGAGACGGCCATCATCTTCAACAAGGTGGAGACGGTGGAAGACAGATACATGGACAAAACGGTGAAACGGAAGAACAAGAAGCAGAGCGTCAAGGGCCAGATCACGCCGCTGACGGGGAAGAACTACAAGCGGCTGCTCAGCCAGGTGGAGGCCCGCAAAAccaagctggaggagctgagggcgAAGGACGAGGGCAAGGCCCTGGAGATGGAGAAGAAGATCAAGTGGACCAACATGCTGTACAAAGCCGAGGGCCTGAAGATCAAAGACGACGAGGATATGCTGCGAGCCTCGCTGAAGCGCAAGGAGAAGTTTCGCgttcagaggaagaagaggtgGGACCAGCGCAGCGAGAGCGTCGTGGagaagatgcagcagcagcaggacaggaggaggaggaacatccAGAAGCAGAAGCGGATGAAGTCCGACAAGAGGAAAGAACGGGCGAGAAAGAAAGGCGTAGTGCTGCCCGAGGACTTGAAAAAGGCTAAAGATTAG